Proteins from one Pygocentrus nattereri isolate fPygNat1 chromosome 16, fPygNat1.pri, whole genome shotgun sequence genomic window:
- the LOC119265425 gene encoding uncharacterized protein LOC119265425, translating into MKCGVCKLHMRLEKCRTADGLRWTCTKFHKKVKKSVRQNSIFYKSHSSLKKWMQFIYRFSQGLRLRQLDMISDGIAGSSVTLTRMAQIMREVCITAHTRMKQRGMKMGGPGTFVVIDESKFAHKRKYNRGRCGNTWRRNRQWVFGMLEVSPTNSRPILKLVRTRSRAVLMHHIRAHVRRRTAIISDEWRAYAGQLDRAGYRHYTVCHKNVFVDPDTGAHTQHIERAWGTFKVEVWRHRGNRTTALLKDHLKVIEWHHWLAKSHRHYVLGRLFHDIKQMNQLL; encoded by the exons ATGAAGTGTGGAGTCTGCAAGCTGCATATGAGGCTTGAGAAGTGCAGGACTGCTGATGGATTACGCTG GACATGCACCAAGTTccacaaaaaagtgaaaaagtctGTACGACAGAACTCCATTTTCTACAAATCACACTCAAGTTTGAAAAAATGGATGCAGTTCATTTACAG GTTTTCACAAGGACTTCGCCTTCGTCAACTGGACATGATAAGTGATGGAATTGCTGGAAGCTCTGTTACTTTGACAAGAATGGCACAGATCATGAGAGAG GTTTGTATTACAGCTCACACTCGCATGAAACAGAGAGGAATGAAAATGGGTGGCCCTGGGACCTTTGTTGTCATTGATGAGAGCAAGTTCGCTCACAAGAGAAAG TACAATCGTGGACGGTGTGGCAACACTTGGCGAAGGAATCGACAGTGGGTCTTTGGAATGTTAGAAGTCAGCCCAACAAATAGCCGTCCCATTTTGAAGTTAGTGCGCACCCGCTCGAGAGCAGTCCTAATGCACCACATCAGGGCCCATGTGAGAAGAAGGACAGCTATAATAAGCGATGAATGGCGTGCATATGCAGGACAACTAGATAGAGCTGGCTACAGACACTACACTGTATGCcacaaaaatgtctttgttgaCCCTGATACTGGAGCCCACACCCAGCACATTGAACGGGCATGGGGTACATTCAAAGTGGAGGTCTGGCGGCATAGAGGGAATAGAACAACAGCCCTCTTGAAAGACCACTTGAAGGTTATTGAGTGGCACCACTGGCTAGCCAAAAGTCATCGTCATTATGTATTAGGACGGCTCTTTCATGATATCAAACAAATGAACCAGTTATTATAA